Proteins from a single region of Pseudomonas sp. 10S4:
- a CDS encoding Bro-N domain-containing protein yields the protein MNSDDTYLTPHTFTRHKLHLHALLLENQPWFSARDLGRLLRLYLDERAVRKLDPDQYQTLIMLSHGTVESTLLISESGVYALLIYHYCPEYRSLREWLTHDVVPVLRDAQQPTSTERPILSLLNWPEMSLSLLHWNNQPWIRLQDVPHMLPEGERPQRAGNAPWWKRASRMLQAF from the coding sequence ATGAATAGTGACGACACGTATCTGACACCACACACCTTCACCCGCCACAAACTTCACCTGCACGCCCTCCTCCTCGAAAACCAACCCTGGTTCAGCGCCCGCGACCTCGGCCGCCTCCTGCGCCTCTACCTCGACGAACGCGCCGTGCGCAAACTCGACCCCGACCAATACCAAACCCTGATAATGCTCAGCCACGGCACCGTCGAAAGCACCCTGCTGATCAGCGAATCCGGCGTCTACGCACTACTGATCTACCACTACTGCCCCGAATACCGAAGCCTGCGCGAATGGCTGACCCACGACGTAGTGCCCGTCCTCAGGGACGCGCAACAACCCACCTCAACCGAACGCCCGATTTTGAGCCTGCTGAACTGGCCAGAGATGTCATTGAGCTTGCTGCACTGGAATAACCAACCGTGGATTCGGCTGCAGGATGTTCCGCACATGCTACCAGAGGGTGAACGGCCGCAGCGCGCAGGGAATGCGCCGTGGTGGAAGCGTGCTTCGCGAATGCTCCAAGCATTCTGA
- a CDS encoding YifB family Mg chelatase-like AAA ATPase → MSLSIVHSRAQIGVDAPAVTVEVHLANGLPSLTMVGLPEAAVKESKDRVRSAIINSGLQFPARRITLNLAPADLPKDGGRFDLAIALGILSASVQVPTLTLDDVECLGELALSGAVRAVRGVLPAALAARKAGRTLVVPRANAEEACLASGLKVIAVDHLLQAVAHFNGHTPIEPYVSNGLLYASMPYPDLNEVQGQLSAKRALLIAAAGAHNLLFSGPPGTGKTLLASRLPGLLPPLAENEALEVAAIQSVASCVQLSHWPQRPFRQPHHSASGPALVGGGSRPQPGEITLAHHGVLFLDELPEFDRKVLEVLREPLESGHIVISRAKDRVRFPARFQLVAAMNPCPCGYLGEPSGRCSCSPDMVQRYRNKLSGPLLDRIDLHLTVAREATALNPAPKPGDDTATAAALVADARERQHKRQGCANAFLDLPGLRMHCKLSTTDESWLESACERLTLSLRAAHRLLKVARTLADLEQVDGISREHLAEALQYRPTAS, encoded by the coding sequence ATGTCCCTCTCCATCGTCCATAGCCGCGCCCAGATAGGCGTGGATGCGCCCGCCGTTACCGTAGAAGTGCACCTGGCCAATGGTTTGCCGTCACTGACGATGGTCGGTTTACCGGAAGCCGCGGTGAAGGAAAGCAAGGACCGGGTGCGCAGCGCGATCATCAATTCGGGGCTGCAATTTCCGGCGCGGCGGATCACGTTGAATCTCGCCCCGGCGGATTTGCCGAAGGACGGCGGACGGTTCGATCTGGCAATTGCCTTGGGGATTCTCTCGGCCAGTGTTCAGGTGCCGACGCTGACGCTGGATGATGTGGAATGTCTGGGGGAATTAGCGCTTTCAGGCGCAGTGCGGGCTGTTCGTGGCGTGTTGCCGGCAGCGTTGGCGGCGCGCAAAGCCGGGCGCACGCTGGTGGTGCCACGAGCGAACGCCGAAGAGGCGTGCCTCGCGTCGGGGTTGAAGGTGATCGCGGTGGATCATTTGCTTCAGGCAGTGGCGCACTTCAATGGGCACACGCCGATTGAGCCTTATGTATCCAATGGTTTGCTGTACGCCAGCATGCCCTACCCTGACTTGAATGAGGTGCAGGGCCAACTGTCCGCCAAGCGTGCGCTGCTGATTGCGGCGGCGGGCGCGCATAACTTGTTGTTCAGCGGGCCGCCAGGAACGGGGAAAACCCTACTGGCCAGTCGTTTGCCTGGGCTGCTACCGCCATTGGCCGAGAATGAAGCACTGGAAGTCGCGGCGATTCAGTCGGTCGCCAGTTGCGTGCAGCTAAGTCATTGGCCGCAGCGACCCTTTCGTCAGCCCCACCACTCGGCATCAGGCCCGGCACTGGTCGGTGGCGGCTCACGACCGCAACCCGGCGAAATCACCCTCGCCCACCACGGCGTGCTGTTTCTGGACGAACTCCCGGAGTTTGATCGCAAGGTGCTGGAGGTTTTGCGGGAGCCACTGGAGTCCGGCCACATCGTTATATCCCGCGCCAAGGACCGCGTACGCTTTCCGGCGCGCTTCCAATTGGTGGCCGCGATGAACCCCTGCCCCTGTGGATATCTTGGCGAGCCGAGCGGCAGATGCAGCTGTTCACCGGACATGGTCCAGCGCTACCGCAACAAACTGTCGGGGCCACTGCTGGATCGCATCGATTTGCACCTGACCGTCGCTCGGGAAGCGACTGCATTGAATCCTGCTCCCAAACCTGGCGACGACACGGCAACCGCGGCAGCACTGGTTGCCGACGCAAGAGAACGGCAACACAAACGCCAGGGCTGCGCCAATGCATTCCTTGATCTTCCGGGCCTGCGCATGCACTGCAAGTTATCCACAACCGATGAAAGCTGGCTGGAATCCGCTTGTGAACGACTGACATTGTCACTACGAGCAGCCCACCGATTGCTCAAAGTAGCCCGAACCCTGGCGGACCTTGAGCAAGTCGATGGCATTAGCCGCGAGCATCTGGCGGAAGCGCTGCAATACCGACCAACAGCGAGCTGA
- a CDS encoding aldose 1-epimerase family protein, with translation MTPLKLLVALSALSTASHAMAWDYVLLDTDKAAQNWQITSQQLGVKTDKPFSVTLRTLHGGRQEGVSIVDIDNGTLKLSVVPTRGMNVLQASVGNVRMGWDSPVKDVVNPSFIELNGRGGLGWLEGFNELVARCGYEWVGHPGLDNGELLTLHGRAANIPASKVTLHIDEKPPYTISLRGELKEQAFKKVDFSVQTELVTEPGSVAFALNDTLTNNGDYPKEYQALYHSNFSTPFLEQGARFTAPVKQVSPFNDKAKAELSDWQTYRAPTKDYDETVYNVVPYGDAKGDTLTVLHNKAGSLGVSVGFNTQQLPVFSLWKNTDTQGQGYVTGLEPGTSFSYNRRYQRPLGLVPTIGVKEQKQFQIRYSLLADKGAVDKALNRVSEIQGGRETEVRQAPLVDLTKE, from the coding sequence ATGACCCCGCTCAAACTCCTCGTTGCCCTCAGCGCGCTCTCCACTGCCTCCCACGCCATGGCCTGGGATTACGTCCTGCTCGACACGGACAAAGCCGCCCAGAACTGGCAAATCACCAGCCAACAACTGGGCGTAAAAACCGACAAACCCTTCTCCGTGACCCTGCGCACCCTGCACGGCGGTCGGCAGGAGGGCGTCAGCATCGTCGACATCGATAACGGCACGCTGAAACTTTCGGTGGTGCCGACCCGTGGGATGAACGTCCTGCAAGCGTCTGTCGGCAATGTGCGGATGGGCTGGGATTCGCCGGTCAAGGACGTGGTCAATCCGTCCTTTATCGAACTCAATGGTCGCGGCGGCTTGGGTTGGCTGGAAGGCTTCAACGAACTCGTCGCCCGCTGCGGCTACGAATGGGTCGGCCATCCCGGCCTCGACAACGGCGAGCTGCTGACCCTCCACGGCCGCGCCGCCAACATCCCGGCCAGCAAAGTCACCCTGCATATCGACGAAAAACCGCCGTACACCATCAGCCTGCGCGGCGAGCTGAAGGAGCAGGCGTTCAAGAAAGTCGACTTCTCGGTGCAGACCGAACTGGTCACCGAACCGGGCAGCGTGGCGTTTGCTCTCAACGATACGTTGACCAACAACGGCGACTATCCGAAGGAATACCAGGCGCTGTACCACAGCAACTTCAGCACGCCATTCCTGGAACAGGGCGCCCGTTTTACTGCGCCGGTGAAGCAGGTTTCGCCATTCAACGACAAGGCCAAAGCGGAACTGTCGGACTGGCAGACCTACCGTGCGCCGACCAAGGATTACGACGAGACGGTTTACAACGTCGTGCCGTACGGCGATGCCAAGGGCGACACGCTGACCGTGTTGCATAACAAGGCTGGCAGCCTCGGGGTTTCCGTCGGCTTCAATACTCAGCAGTTGCCAGTGTTCTCGTTGTGGAAAAACACCGATACCCAAGGGCAGGGTTATGTCACTGGGTTGGAGCCTGGGACGAGCTTTTCCTACAACCGTCGGTATCAGCGGCCACTTGGTTTGGTGCCGACGATTGGGGTGAAAGAGCAGAAGCAGTTTCAGATTCGCTACAGCTTGTTGGCGGATAAGGGGGCTGTGGATAAAGCGTTGAATCGTGTTAGTGAGATTCAGGGTGGGCGCGAGACTGAAGTGCGGCAAGCGCCGTTGGTGGATCTGACTAAGGAGTAA
- a CDS encoding methyl-accepting chemotaxis protein codes for MSHPRARIASQLGLALAVILAIVISGSTVFALRSLNTANLATREEHLASEARLLADQLSTFHGTLRESTQRLSGLFEKRFSAGLTVHADEPVTVAGVQTPGLHLGSEVLNNNFKEVDEFKQMTAGVATLFVRSGEDFIRVSTSLSKQDGSRAIGTLLDHAHPAYARLMAGQSYVGRALLFDRSYMTQYTPVRDSSGKVIAVLFVGFDYTDAQNAQFENLKRFRIGQTGSLALLDEQNKWLVPIAGVQALDQAVPAIVALAKKPGKGEFWSDKSKEFYSLAVPFEGGPWSVVASMPQDEISAVTWNVGIKLAIGSLLAMLIAVGSAVWLLRSKLAPLGDLVRQAEALGAGDLSVRLNVSSNDEIGQLARAFNQMSQALSTMVEHIRKASEEVNSRAQALSGLSGGAYEGMEQQSGEITSMAGAVEEFSATSLDIADNMGSTQRLAQENAQQTQIGRTSMEEASASLEQIAGALNSTATVINTLGQRSQEIGGIVGVITAIADQTNLLALNAAIEAARAGEQGRGFAVVADEVRNLASRTREATDEISGMIQSIQQETGNAISTMEQGNVLMQEGLSRNANVASALARIDEQSRSAGQQFAAITTATQEQSSTATLLSSNLQSIALANSEQREVVSNLAITAKELESLAADLRHEVDRFR; via the coding sequence ATGTCTCATCCCCGTGCCCGGATCGCCTCACAGCTTGGTCTCGCGCTAGCCGTGATTCTGGCGATTGTCATCAGCGGTAGCACCGTGTTCGCACTGCGCTCGCTGAACACCGCCAACCTCGCCACCCGCGAAGAACACCTGGCCAGTGAGGCCCGGTTGCTGGCGGATCAGCTGAGTACGTTCCACGGCACGTTGCGTGAAAGCACTCAGCGCCTGAGCGGTCTGTTCGAGAAGCGCTTCAGCGCGGGCCTCACCGTGCACGCGGATGAGCCGGTGACCGTCGCGGGCGTGCAGACCCCGGGCTTGCACCTGGGCAGCGAAGTGTTGAACAACAACTTCAAGGAAGTCGACGAGTTCAAGCAAATGACCGCCGGCGTGGCGACGTTGTTCGTGCGCAGCGGCGAGGATTTCATTCGGGTCAGCACGTCCCTGAGCAAACAGGACGGTAGCCGGGCCATCGGCACGTTGCTGGACCACGCTCACCCGGCCTATGCACGCTTGATGGCGGGGCAGAGTTATGTCGGTCGCGCCTTGTTGTTCGACCGCTCCTACATGACTCAGTACACCCCCGTACGCGACAGCAGCGGTAAGGTGATTGCCGTGCTGTTCGTAGGATTCGATTACACCGACGCGCAGAACGCGCAGTTCGAGAACCTTAAACGCTTCCGTATCGGCCAGACCGGCTCCCTGGCACTGCTCGACGAACAGAATAAATGGCTAGTGCCAATCGCCGGCGTACAAGCGCTGGATCAAGCCGTGCCGGCCATCGTTGCGCTGGCGAAGAAGCCGGGCAAGGGCGAGTTCTGGAGCGACAAATCGAAAGAATTCTACAGCCTCGCCGTGCCCTTCGAAGGCGGACCATGGTCGGTGGTGGCAAGCATGCCGCAAGACGAAATCAGCGCCGTGACCTGGAACGTCGGCATTAAACTGGCGATTGGCAGCCTGCTGGCGATGTTGATTGCGGTGGGTTCGGCAGTCTGGTTGCTGCGCAGCAAACTGGCGCCGTTGGGGGATCTGGTGCGTCAGGCTGAAGCCTTGGGTGCCGGTGATTTGAGCGTGCGCCTGAACGTGTCGAGCAATGACGAAATTGGTCAGTTGGCCCGGGCTTTCAACCAGATGAGCCAAGCGCTGTCGACCATGGTCGAGCACATCCGCAAGGCGTCGGAAGAGGTCAACAGTCGTGCCCAGGCCTTGTCCGGTCTGTCCGGCGGCGCGTATGAAGGGATGGAGCAGCAGTCCGGCGAGATCACCAGCATGGCCGGCGCCGTGGAAGAGTTCAGCGCCACGTCCCTGGACATTGCCGACAACATGGGCAGCACCCAGCGTCTGGCCCAGGAAAACGCACAGCAAACCCAGATCGGTCGTACATCCATGGAGGAAGCGTCCGCTTCTCTGGAGCAAATCGCTGGTGCCTTGAACAGCACCGCGACGGTGATCAACACCCTCGGCCAGCGCTCCCAGGAAATCGGCGGCATTGTCGGCGTGATTACCGCAATTGCCGATCAGACCAACCTGCTGGCGCTGAACGCCGCGATCGAAGCCGCCCGTGCGGGCGAGCAGGGCCGTGGGTTTGCGGTGGTGGCGGATGAGGTCCGTAACCTGGCGTCGCGCACCCGCGAAGCGACGGACGAAATCTCCGGCATGATCCAAAGCATTCAGCAGGAAACCGGTAATGCCATCAGCACCATGGAGCAGGGCAACGTGCTGATGCAGGAAGGTTTGTCGCGCAACGCCAACGTCGCATCGGCACTGGCGCGGATTGATGAGCAGAGCCGTTCGGCGGGGCAGCAGTTTGCCGCGATCACCACTGCAACCCAGGAACAGAGCAGCACCGCAACCTTACTCAGCAGCAACCTGCAAAGCATTGCGCTGGCCAACAGCGAGCAGCGCGAAGTGGTGTCCAACCTGGCGATTACCGCCAAAGAGCTGGAGTCTCTGGCGGCGGACTTGCGACATGAGGTTGACCGGTTTCGTTGA
- a CDS encoding LysR substrate-binding domain-containing protein has translation MSRRLPPLYALRAFEAAARHSSFTRAAEELSITQSAVSRHIRTLEEHFACRLFHRSGCNLQLTESARLILPGIREGFTALERACNTLRAEDDILRMKAPSTLTMRWLLARLSRFRHLQPGNEVQLTSAWMDIDSVDFNHEPFDCAVILSNGNFPPDWEATFLFPEELIPVGAPNLLKDQPWDVARLASAELLHPTPDRRDWRSWLERMGLSDQVSLKGGQVFDTLELGMIAAARGYGVSMGDLLMVAEDVAQGRLSLPWPTAVASGENYYLVWPKTRPGGERLRRLSDFLQGEVRAMELPDVERLS, from the coding sequence ATGTCACGTCGTCTTCCTCCCTTGTATGCCCTGCGCGCATTCGAAGCGGCGGCGCGGCACAGTTCGTTTACCCGCGCGGCCGAAGAACTGTCGATCACCCAAAGCGCGGTCAGTCGGCATATTCGTACGCTGGAAGAGCATTTCGCCTGTCGGCTGTTTCACCGCAGCGGGTGTAACTTGCAACTAACCGAGTCGGCGCGGTTGATCCTGCCGGGCATCCGCGAAGGCTTCACGGCCCTGGAGCGCGCCTGCAACACCTTGCGCGCCGAAGACGACATCCTGCGTATGAAGGCTCCGTCGACCCTCACCATGCGTTGGTTGCTGGCGCGGCTCAGTCGCTTTCGCCACTTGCAACCGGGTAATGAAGTGCAGTTGACCAGCGCCTGGATGGACATCGACTCCGTGGACTTCAACCACGAACCGTTCGACTGCGCGGTCATCCTCAGCAATGGGAATTTTCCTCCGGACTGGGAGGCGACGTTCCTGTTTCCCGAAGAGCTGATTCCGGTGGGCGCGCCGAATCTTCTGAAGGATCAGCCGTGGGACGTCGCGCGGCTGGCCAGCGCCGAGCTGCTGCACCCGACGCCGGACCGTCGCGACTGGCGCAGTTGGCTGGAGCGCATGGGGCTGTCGGATCAGGTCTCGCTCAAGGGCGGGCAGGTGTTCGACACGCTGGAATTGGGCATGATCGCGGCCGCCCGAGGTTACGGCGTGTCGATGGGGGATTTGCTGATGGTGGCCGAGGACGTGGCGCAGGGGCGTCTGAGTTTGCCGTGGCCGACCGCCGTCGCCAGCGGTGAGAATTATTACCTGGTCTGGCCGAAAACCCGCCCCGGTGGCGAACGTTTGCGCCGGCTCAGCGATTTTCTGCAAGGGGAAGTCCGGGCCATGGAGTTGCCGGACGTCGAACGCTTGAGCTAA
- a CDS encoding NorM family multidrug efflux MATE transporter codes for MQHPARIELWAILRLAGPLIASQLAHMLMVLTDTLMMARLSPEALAGGGLGAATYSFVSIFCIGVIAAVGTLVAIRQGAGDIVGAARLTQAGLWLAWLMALVAGLLLWNLKPVLLLFGQTETNVHSAGLFLTFLPFALPGYLSFMALRGFTSAIGRATPVMVISLCGTVANFLLNYALITGMFGLPKMGLVGIGLVTAIVANLMAVALALHIRRHPAYDAYPLRQGLSRPNRQYLKELWRLGLPIGGTYAVEVGLFAFAALCMGTMGSTQLAAHQIALQIVSVAFMVPAGLSYAITMRIGQHYGAGQLLDARLAGRVGIAFGGASMLAFAMVFWLLPNQLIGLFLDHNDPAFRPVIDLAVSLLAVAAWFELFDGTQTIAMGCIRGLKDAKTTFLVGLGCYWLIGAPAAWMMAFNLNWGPTGVWWGLALGLACAAVSLTLAFEWKMKRMIRREPASGASFQVAQPD; via the coding sequence ATGCAGCATCCAGCACGTATCGAACTCTGGGCCATCCTGCGGCTGGCGGGGCCGTTGATTGCCTCGCAGTTGGCGCACATGCTGATGGTCCTCACCGACACCTTGATGATGGCGCGCCTGAGTCCCGAGGCGTTGGCCGGCGGTGGGCTGGGCGCGGCGACTTACTCGTTCGTGTCGATTTTCTGCATCGGCGTGATCGCCGCAGTCGGCACCCTGGTGGCAATCCGTCAGGGCGCCGGCGATATCGTTGGCGCGGCGCGACTGACGCAAGCCGGGCTTTGGCTGGCGTGGTTGATGGCGCTGGTGGCGGGGTTGCTGCTGTGGAACCTAAAACCGGTGTTGCTGCTTTTTGGCCAGACCGAAACCAACGTCCACTCCGCCGGGCTGTTCCTGACGTTCCTGCCGTTCGCCCTGCCCGGCTACCTGAGTTTCATGGCCCTGCGCGGCTTCACCAGCGCCATCGGCCGGGCGACACCGGTGATGGTCATCAGCCTCTGCGGCACCGTGGCCAACTTCCTGCTCAACTATGCGCTGATCACCGGGATGTTCGGCTTGCCGAAAATGGGTCTGGTGGGCATCGGCCTGGTGACCGCGATTGTTGCCAACCTGATGGCCGTGGCGCTGGCGCTGCATATTCGTCGGCACCCGGCGTATGACGCTTACCCATTGCGCCAGGGTCTGTCACGGCCGAACCGTCAGTACCTGAAAGAACTGTGGCGCCTGGGCCTGCCAATTGGTGGCACCTACGCGGTGGAAGTCGGGTTGTTTGCCTTCGCGGCGCTGTGCATGGGCACCATGGGCAGCACGCAATTGGCGGCGCACCAAATCGCGCTGCAGATTGTCTCGGTGGCGTTCATGGTGCCGGCGGGGCTTTCGTATGCGATCACCATGCGCATCGGCCAGCACTACGGCGCCGGGCAACTGCTCGATGCGCGGCTGGCCGGTCGGGTCGGGATCGCCTTTGGCGGCGCTTCGATGCTCGCCTTCGCCATGGTCTTCTGGCTGCTGCCGAATCAGTTGATTGGCTTGTTCCTCGACCACAACGACCCGGCCTTTCGCCCGGTCATCGACCTGGCTGTGAGCCTGTTGGCGGTGGCAGCGTGGTTTGAGCTGTTCGACGGCACGCAAACCATCGCCATGGGCTGCATTCGCGGGCTCAAGGATGCCAAGACCACGTTTTTGGTCGGGCTCGGTTGCTATTGGCTGATTGGCGCGCCGGCCGCGTGGATGATGGCCTTCAATCTGAACTGGGGCCCAACGGGCGTCTGGTGGGGGTTGGCGCTGGGACTGGCGTGCGCGGCGGTGAGTTTGACGCTGGCGTTTGAGTGGAAGATGAAGCGGATGATTCGGCGCGAGCCTGCGTCAGGGGCAAGCTTCCAAGTCGCCCAGCCTGACTGA
- a CDS encoding putative bifunctional diguanylate cyclase/phosphodiesterase translates to MSTPVEPLRLLLLAEEPAWAALLRECLAPMGSSAVLISAPSWESVSSLFEDNRSAVLLTIPALQPLPGRCSLPTVMLLEHEPLTPPDGVSDWLVRDMLDAGMLRRCLRHVRERGVLENTLQRLAEQDPLTGIANRQGFQTLLAARLAENDGRGLALGHLDLDNFRHANDALGHQAGDRLILQVVARLKSQLEAGDQLARLGSDEFALLIDTRRAPQRAEWMAERITEALSEPYWVDGESLLIGSSLGIAHARAQAGADPLMWHAHIAMQQAKSTQGCTFHIFNERINRNARSMADLESELRRALRRDELELHYQPRLNLEDGQIVGLEALVRWRHGERGLLPPSEFVPLAEQSGLIVPLGYWVISRALRDMQALRERGLPALHMAINLSFRQFQDSQLLSTLSRLIIERGVEAQWLEFELTETAVMRRSDLVKQTMDALGRLGVRFSLDDFGTGFSSFVHLNSLPITLLKVDKSFVGGMEEREENRKLVHAMINLAHNLNLEVVAEGVETPEQLDLLRGFGCDQVQGYLISKPLPLAELVEYLTFGSSQQPALEIVS, encoded by the coding sequence TTGTCTACGCCTGTCGAACCCTTGCGTTTGCTGCTACTGGCCGAAGAGCCAGCGTGGGCAGCGTTGTTGCGCGAGTGTCTGGCTCCAATGGGGAGCTCGGCAGTGCTGATCAGCGCGCCGAGTTGGGAGTCGGTCAGCAGTTTGTTCGAAGACAACCGCAGTGCGGTGTTGTTGACGATCCCGGCCCTTCAGCCTCTGCCTGGCCGTTGCAGCCTGCCGACGGTGATGTTGCTCGAACACGAGCCGCTGACCCCGCCCGACGGTGTGAGTGACTGGCTGGTGCGCGATATGCTCGACGCCGGCATGTTGCGCCGGTGCCTGCGCCATGTGCGCGAGCGCGGCGTGCTGGAAAACACCCTGCAACGCCTGGCCGAGCAAGACCCGCTGACCGGCATCGCCAACCGCCAGGGTTTCCAGACCCTGCTGGCGGCGCGTCTGGCGGAAAACGACGGCCGCGGTTTGGCCCTCGGCCACCTCGATCTCGATAACTTTCGTCATGCCAACGACGCCCTCGGCCATCAGGCTGGCGACCGATTGATCCTGCAAGTGGTCGCGCGGCTGAAAAGCCAGCTTGAGGCCGGCGATCAATTGGCCCGGCTGGGCAGCGATGAGTTCGCCCTGCTGATCGACACCCGCCGCGCGCCGCAACGCGCCGAATGGATGGCCGAACGCATTACCGAAGCGTTGTCCGAGCCTTATTGGGTCGACGGCGAGAGCCTGTTGATCGGCTCCAGCCTCGGGATTGCCCATGCCCGGGCCCAGGCCGGCGCCGACCCGCTGATGTGGCACGCGCACATCGCCATGCAGCAGGCCAAGAGCACTCAGGGCTGCACCTTTCACATCTTCAACGAACGCATCAACCGCAATGCCCGCAGCATGGCCGATCTCGAAAGCGAGCTGCGCCGGGCCTTGCGTCGCGATGAGCTGGAACTGCATTACCAGCCGCGCCTGAACCTTGAAGACGGCCAGATCGTCGGCCTCGAAGCGTTGGTGCGCTGGCGTCATGGCGAACGGGGCTTGCTGCCGCCGAGCGAGTTCGTGCCGCTGGCCGAGCAGAGTGGTTTGATCGTGCCGTTGGGTTACTGGGTGATTTCCCGGGCCCTGCGCGACATGCAGGCGTTGCGCGAACGTGGTTTGCCGGCGCTGCACATGGCGATCAACCTGTCGTTCCGGCAGTTTCAGGACAGCCAATTGTTGTCGACCCTCAGTCGCTTGATCATCGAGCGTGGCGTTGAGGCGCAATGGCTGGAGTTCGAACTGACTGAAACCGCGGTGATGCGCCGTAGCGATCTGGTCAAGCAGACCATGGATGCCCTCGGCCGACTCGGCGTGCGTTTCTCTCTCGACGACTTCGGCACTGGTTTCTCATCGTTCGTGCACCTCAACAGCCTGCCGATCACCTTGCTCAAGGTCGACAAGAGCTTCGTCGGTGGTATGGAGGAGCGCGAAGAGAACCGCAAACTGGTGCACGCGATGATCAACCTGGCGCACAACCTCAATTTGGAAGTGGTCGCCGAAGGCGTGGAAACCCCGGAGCAGTTGGACTTGTTGCGCGGCTTTGGCTGCGATCAGGTGCAGGGTTACCTGATCAGCAAGCCTTTGCCGTTGGCGGAGTTGGTTGAGTATTTGACCTTTGGCAGCAGCCAGCAGCCCGCCCTCGAAATCGTGAGTTAA
- a CDS encoding xanthine phosphoribosyltransferase, translating to MEALHQKIREQGIVLSDQVLKVDAFLNHQIDPALMKLIGDEFATLFKDSGITKIVTIEASGIAPAIMTGLNLGVPVIFARKQQSLTLTENLLSATVYSFTKKTESTVAISPRHLTSSDRVLIIDDFLANGKASQALISIIKQAGATVAGLGIVIEKSFQGGRAELDAQGYRVESLARVQSLAGGVVTFIE from the coding sequence ATGGAAGCACTGCACCAGAAAATCCGCGAACAAGGCATCGTGCTTTCCGATCAGGTCTTGAAGGTCGACGCCTTTTTGAACCACCAGATCGACCCGGCCCTGATGAAGCTGATCGGCGACGAATTCGCCACGCTGTTCAAGGATTCGGGCATCACCAAGATCGTCACCATCGAAGCTTCGGGCATTGCGCCGGCGATCATGACTGGGCTGAACCTCGGTGTGCCGGTGATTTTCGCCCGCAAGCAGCAGTCCCTGACCCTGACTGAAAACCTGCTGTCGGCGACCGTTTACTCGTTCACCAAGAAGACCGAAAGCACTGTGGCGATCTCCCCGCGCCACCTGACCAGCAGCGACCGCGTGCTGATCATCGATGACTTTTTGGCCAACGGTAAGGCGTCGCAAGCGCTGATCTCGATCATCAAACAGGCCGGCGCGACCGTGGCTGGCTTGGGGATCGTGATCGAGAAGTCGTTCCAGGGTGGCCGTGCGGAATTGGATGCACAGGGTTATCGCGTTGAATCGTTGGCTCGCGTTCAGTCGCTGGCCGGCGGCGTCGTGACCTTCATCGAATAA